One Deltaproteobacteria bacterium DNA segment encodes these proteins:
- a CDS encoding fused response regulator/phosphatase, translated as MGEPSRILTIDDEEMVRKMFVAVLRHAGHEALEAENGAEGLEVIRREHPEVVLCDLRMPQMDGLQLLSVVQTEFPDLPVIVVTAAGSMGDAVEALKRGAWDFLQKPISDIALLTAAVDRAIERARLLRQNREHQQHLEHLNGKLAGALKQLREDQEAGKRIQFQLLPPDDQVFGDYTFTRRLFPSIYLSGDFIDYFPIDERRAGFYLADVSGHGAASAFVTVMIRTLVRQYRQAYLHEGDPAILIPDRVLGRIDRELQQRPLEKHVTMFYGVLDHEEHSLTFSCGGQYPYPLLAAGGKVEVLERPGHAMGLFPEARFESETLSLPQGARLLLVSDGVLEVLPEEVHEGRSVLLQAAISRPETTADALIRAFGLAQPVELRDDACLLLIQRGQHA; from the coding sequence ATGGGCGAGCCGAGCAGGATCCTCACGATCGACGACGAGGAGATGGTCCGGAAGATGTTCGTGGCCGTCCTGCGCCACGCCGGCCACGAGGCCCTCGAGGCCGAGAACGGGGCCGAGGGCCTCGAGGTCATCCGCCGTGAGCACCCCGAGGTCGTCCTCTGCGACCTGCGCATGCCCCAGATGGACGGGCTGCAGCTCCTCTCGGTGGTCCAGACCGAGTTCCCCGATCTGCCGGTGATCGTGGTGACCGCCGCCGGCTCCATGGGGGACGCGGTCGAGGCCCTCAAGCGGGGCGCCTGGGACTTCCTGCAGAAGCCCATCAGCGACATCGCCCTGCTGACCGCGGCGGTGGACCGGGCCATCGAGCGGGCCCGCCTGCTGCGGCAGAACCGGGAGCACCAGCAGCACCTCGAGCACCTCAACGGCAAGCTCGCCGGGGCGCTGAAGCAGCTGCGCGAGGACCAGGAGGCCGGCAAGCGCATCCAGTTCCAGCTCCTGCCCCCCGACGACCAGGTCTTCGGCGACTACACCTTCACCCGCCGGCTCTTCCCCTCGATCTACCTCTCCGGCGACTTCATCGACTACTTCCCCATCGACGAGCGCCGGGCGGGCTTCTACCTCGCCGACGTCTCCGGGCACGGCGCGGCCTCGGCCTTCGTCACCGTCATGATCCGCACCCTGGTGCGGCAGTACCGCCAGGCCTACCTCCACGAGGGGGACCCGGCGATCCTCATCCCGGATCGGGTCCTCGGGCGGATCGACCGCGAGCTGCAGCAGCGGCCCCTCGAGAAGCACGTCACGATGTTCTACGGCGTGCTCGATCACGAGGAGCACAGCCTCACCTTCTCCTGCGGCGGGCAGTACCCCTACCCGCTCCTCGCGGCCGGCGGGAAGGTCGAGGTCCTCGAGCGGCCGGGCCACGCCATGGGCCTCTTCCCCGAGGCGCGCTTCGAGAGCGAGACCCTCTCGCTGCCGCAAGGGGCGCGCCTGCTCCTGGTCTCGGACGGAGTCCTCGAGGTGCTGCCCGAGGAGGTCCACGAGGGGCGCAGCGTCCTGCTCCAGGCGGCGATCTCGCGGCCCGAGACCACGGCCGACGCCCTGATCCGCGCCTTCGGGCTGGCCCAGCCGGTCGAGCTGCGGGACGACGCCTGCCTCCTGCTCATCCAGCGAGGGCAGCATGCCTAG
- a CDS encoding type 1 glutamine amidotransferase has product MSLKILLLQARRADDPMREQEVGCFVAQSGIPREGYTPWNLTEGPPTLAEVRRHDAVMVGGSGDFYVSKRDLPHFEPLLELLREIVQARHPTFASCFGYQCLVEALGGKIIHDPDNLEVGTFECTLTEAGRADPLLSTLPGRFQAQMGHKDRAQVGPPGTANLASSERSPNQAFRIPDAPIWATQFHPELSGDANLARYKHYLNGYAGHLTQSEVQATFERFRPSPEASHLLKDFVDLVFG; this is encoded by the coding sequence ATGTCGCTGAAGATCCTACTGCTCCAGGCCCGCCGCGCCGACGACCCCATGCGCGAGCAGGAGGTCGGCTGCTTCGTCGCCCAGTCGGGGATCCCCCGGGAGGGCTACACCCCCTGGAACCTCACCGAGGGCCCGCCCACCCTGGCCGAGGTGAGGCGGCACGACGCGGTGATGGTCGGGGGCAGCGGCGACTTCTACGTCTCGAAGCGGGACCTGCCCCACTTCGAGCCCCTCCTCGAGCTGCTGCGGGAGATCGTCCAGGCCCGCCACCCCACCTTCGCCTCCTGCTTCGGCTACCAGTGCCTGGTCGAGGCCCTCGGCGGGAAGATCATCCACGATCCGGACAACCTCGAGGTGGGCACCTTCGAGTGCACCCTCACCGAGGCCGGCCGCGCCGATCCCCTGCTCTCGACCCTGCCCGGGCGCTTCCAGGCCCAGATGGGCCACAAGGACCGGGCGCAGGTGGGGCCCCCCGGGACCGCGAACCTCGCCTCCAGCGAGCGCTCGCCCAACCAGGCCTTCCGCATCCCGGACGCCCCGATCTGGGCCACCCAGTTCCACCCCGAGCTCTCCGGCGACGCCAACCTCGCCCGCTACAAGCACTACCTCAACGGCTACGCCGGGCACCTCACCCAGTCCGAGGTCCAGGCGACCTTCGAGCGCTTCCGGCCCAGCCCCGAGGCCTCGCACCTGCTCAAGGACTTCGTCGACCTGGTCTTCGGCTAG
- a CDS encoding medium chain dehydrogenase/reductase family protein translates to MRKVVVHAAGGHDRLKLEEAPALTPGPGEVLVEVRAAGINYADVMVRMGLYASAKELVGWPITPGFEVAGTVGAVGEGVKAFAVGDRVLAVTLFDGYASQVVVREVFARPIPGDLSFAQAAGFPSVYVTAWFALHELAHPRPGARLLVHSAAGGVGGCLVQLGKRAGCEVTGVVGRPEKLAALREHGADHCIDKSSQDLWAEARKIAPEGFDVICDANGIETLGASYAHLRPTGRLVVYGFHTMLPKGKAKPSWPKLAADWLRTPRFNPLDLTTENKSVLAFNLSFLFDRLDLAELALGDLIGWLEAGEIRPPPVTTYPFEEVARAHADLESGRTTGKLVLEL, encoded by the coding sequence ATGCGCAAGGTGGTGGTGCACGCCGCCGGGGGTCACGACCGGCTGAAGCTCGAGGAGGCGCCCGCGCTCACGCCGGGCCCCGGGGAGGTCCTCGTCGAGGTCCGGGCCGCCGGCATCAACTACGCCGACGTCATGGTACGGATGGGCCTCTACGCCTCGGCGAAGGAGCTGGTGGGCTGGCCGATCACCCCCGGCTTCGAGGTCGCGGGCACCGTCGGCGCCGTGGGCGAGGGAGTGAAGGCCTTCGCCGTGGGCGACCGCGTCCTCGCCGTCACCCTCTTCGACGGCTACGCCAGCCAGGTGGTGGTGCGGGAGGTCTTCGCCCGCCCGATCCCCGGGGACCTCTCCTTCGCCCAGGCCGCGGGCTTCCCTTCGGTCTACGTCACCGCCTGGTTCGCCCTCCACGAGCTGGCCCATCCGCGGCCCGGCGCGAGGCTGCTGGTCCACTCGGCGGCCGGCGGCGTCGGCGGCTGCCTGGTGCAGCTGGGCAAGCGGGCCGGCTGCGAGGTCACCGGGGTGGTGGGCCGCCCCGAGAAGCTCGCCGCGCTGCGCGAGCACGGCGCCGACCACTGCATCGACAAGTCGAGCCAGGATCTCTGGGCCGAAGCCCGGAAGATCGCCCCCGAGGGCTTCGACGTGATCTGCGACGCCAACGGGATCGAGACCCTCGGGGCGAGCTACGCCCACCTGCGGCCCACCGGCCGGCTGGTGGTCTACGGCTTCCACACCATGCTGCCAAAGGGGAAGGCGAAGCCCAGCTGGCCCAAGCTGGCCGCGGACTGGCTGCGCACCCCGCGCTTCAACCCGCTGGACCTCACCACCGAGAACAAGAGCGTGCTGGCCTTCAACCTCTCCTTCCTCTTCGACCGCCTCGACCTGGCCGAGCTCGCCCTGGGCGACCTGATCGGCTGGCTCGAGGCCGGCGAGATCCGCCCGCCGCCGGTGACGACCTACCCCTTCGAGGAGGTCGCCCGCGCCCACGCCGACCTCGAGTCGGGGCGGACCACCGGCAAGCTCGTGCTGGAGCTCTAG
- a CDS encoding serine/threonine-protein kinase, which yields MSGKRPEAFGKYQVEDLIAEGGMAEVFLAATPPPVVRRVAVKRIKPQHSAEQGFLEMFEDEARVAACFDHPNVVRVLDFEPGPPPYLVMEHVDGPDLRRLFWEAATKQQWMPVHIAAAIVAEAARGLHYAHTWKDPEGTHLQVIHRDMSPQNIMLTLAGAVKVLDFGIAKAAGRNTKTQAGIIKGKYAYMAPEQVRGETLSPRTDVFALGIILYESVTYKNPFRKDRDELTLIAVGDETPEPPRQLRPDLPEDLEAIILKALAKKPEERFQSALELAEAIDVSIASRRRPVRQEHIADFLRGIDALPLPGEAEVPVREDDREVSEADVRAASGMISQDAIAKAVAEAEAKKASARAEAQADALEKEATADDAAPADARARGLNDEDGDTGATRSTEPGEGGASPADADALLEKATRIQQKYEAPAADDGEYDGYGPLRPLTMPAMAVPKIPKHHRDAHIPKMGETEEEFEEVEASLHDHPIPEDAALLEKATRIQERYEAPTPDPEPGPEPAGELPAEFAPASTPHVPRLDAVRGSYPQALPPDWKLPVMIVVGLALLGGAIGAALAFLAG from the coding sequence ATGTCGGGCAAGCGACCAGAGGCCTTCGGCAAGTACCAGGTCGAGGACCTGATCGCCGAGGGCGGAATGGCCGAGGTCTTCCTCGCGGCCACCCCTCCGCCCGTCGTGCGCCGGGTGGCGGTGAAGCGGATCAAGCCCCAGCACTCGGCCGAGCAGGGCTTCCTCGAGATGTTCGAGGACGAGGCGCGGGTGGCGGCCTGCTTCGATCACCCGAACGTGGTGCGGGTCCTCGACTTCGAGCCGGGTCCCCCGCCCTACCTCGTGATGGAGCACGTGGACGGCCCCGACCTGCGCCGCCTCTTCTGGGAGGCCGCCACCAAGCAGCAGTGGATGCCGGTGCACATCGCCGCGGCCATCGTCGCCGAGGCCGCCCGGGGCCTGCACTACGCCCACACCTGGAAGGACCCGGAGGGCACCCACCTGCAGGTGATCCACCGGGACATGAGCCCGCAGAACATCATGCTGACCCTGGCCGGGGCGGTGAAGGTGCTCGACTTCGGCATCGCCAAGGCCGCGGGCCGCAACACCAAGACCCAGGCGGGGATCATCAAGGGCAAGTACGCCTACATGGCCCCGGAGCAGGTGCGCGGCGAGACCCTCTCCCCCCGCACCGACGTCTTCGCGCTCGGGATCATCCTCTACGAGTCGGTCACCTACAAGAACCCCTTCCGCAAGGACCGCGACGAGCTGACCCTGATCGCGGTGGGCGACGAGACCCCCGAGCCGCCGCGGCAGCTGCGCCCCGACCTGCCCGAGGACCTCGAGGCGATCATCCTCAAGGCCCTGGCGAAGAAGCCCGAGGAGCGATTCCAGTCGGCCCTCGAGCTGGCCGAGGCCATCGACGTCTCCATCGCCAGCCGCCGCCGGCCGGTGCGGCAGGAGCACATCGCCGACTTCCTCCGCGGCATCGACGCCCTGCCCCTGCCCGGCGAGGCCGAGGTCCCGGTGCGCGAGGACGACCGCGAGGTCAGCGAGGCCGACGTCCGCGCCGCCTCGGGGATGATCTCCCAGGACGCGATCGCGAAGGCGGTGGCCGAAGCCGAGGCGAAGAAGGCCAGCGCCCGGGCCGAGGCGCAGGCCGACGCCCTCGAGAAGGAGGCGACCGCCGACGACGCCGCGCCGGCGGACGCCCGGGCCCGGGGCCTGAACGACGAGGACGGCGACACCGGCGCCACCCGCAGCACCGAGCCGGGAGAGGGCGGCGCCTCGCCCGCCGACGCCGACGCCCTCCTCGAGAAGGCCACCCGCATCCAGCAGAAGTACGAGGCGCCGGCCGCCGACGACGGGGAGTACGACGGCTACGGCCCCCTGCGCCCCCTGACCATGCCGGCGATGGCCGTGCCCAAGATCCCCAAGCACCACCGGGACGCGCACATCCCCAAGATGGGTGAGACCGAGGAGGAGTTCGAGGAGGTCGAGGCCTCGCTCCACGATCACCCCATCCCCGAGGACGCGGCCCTGCTCGAGAAGGCCACCCGGATCCAGGAGCGCTACGAGGCCCCCACCCCGGATCCCGAGCCGGGGCCCGAGCCCGCTGGCGAGCTGCCGGCCGAGTTCGCGCCCGCCTCCACGCCCCACGTCCCCCGCCTCGACGCCGTCCGCGGCTCCTACCCCCAGGCCCTGCCCCCCGACTGGAAGCTGCCGGTGATGATCGTGGTCGGCCTGGCCCTGCTCGGCGGGGCGATCGGCGCGGCGCTGGCCTTCCTGGCCGGCTGA
- the map gene encoding type I methionyl aminopeptidase, producing MLKSNRELDIMRRANGVVAEVLDLISEAAVPGATTLDLDELAKAHLFERNAGSAFLGYHGYPKVLCSSVNEEVVHGIPSKERVLKEGDILSVDFGAIVDGYVGDSARTLLIGEVDEEKRALVKVTRDSLYAAIEACQSGNRLRDVSGAVEDVVTPHGYGIVRDFVGHGIGRKMHEAPQVANFRTSGRESALRLRPGLVIAIEPMVNAGTADVKVLDDGWTAVTADGRPSAHWEHSIAITEKGPWILSDPDHPDPRG from the coding sequence ATGCTCAAATCGAACCGGGAGCTCGACATCATGCGTCGGGCGAACGGAGTGGTGGCGGAGGTCCTCGACCTCATCTCCGAGGCGGCGGTGCCGGGGGCGACGACCCTCGACCTCGACGAGCTCGCCAAGGCGCATCTCTTCGAGCGCAACGCGGGCAGCGCCTTCCTGGGCTACCACGGCTACCCCAAGGTCCTGTGCTCCTCGGTGAACGAGGAGGTGGTCCACGGCATCCCCAGCAAGGAGCGGGTGCTGAAGGAGGGCGACATCCTCTCGGTGGACTTCGGCGCCATCGTCGACGGCTACGTGGGCGACTCGGCCCGCACCCTGCTCATCGGCGAGGTCGACGAGGAGAAGCGGGCCCTGGTGAAGGTGACCCGGGACTCCCTCTACGCCGCCATCGAGGCCTGCCAGTCGGGCAACCGCCTGCGGGACGTCTCCGGCGCCGTCGAGGACGTCGTCACCCCCCACGGCTACGGCATCGTCCGTGACTTCGTGGGCCACGGCATCGGCCGCAAGATGCACGAGGCCCCGCAGGTGGCGAACTTCCGCACCTCGGGGAGGGAGAGCGCCCTGCGCCTGCGGCCCGGGCTGGTCATCGCCATCGAGCCGATGGTCAACGCCGGCACCGCCGACGTGAAGGTGCTGGACGACGGCTGGACCGCGGTGACCGCCGACGGCCGCCCCTCGGCCCACTGGGAGCACTCGATCGCGATCACCGAGAAGGGGCCGTGGATCCTCTCGGATCCCGATCACCCGGATCCTCGGGGCTGA
- a CDS encoding STAS domain-containing protein, producing the protein MPSGRVLHGAHEGVHVLRFVGEIRYPLAPAVTKLMSTFFEEGELVGLVADLCETTSIDSTNLGMLARFGNRLARQRGGRLTLVCDRAELLELLESMGFRDFFEIVETKRGEPALADEHVEAGAIDPAELGRVMLAAHRTLMEMSEENRETFREVVASLERDLQMGSDPDT; encoded by the coding sequence ATGCCTAGCGGCCGCGTCCTGCACGGCGCCCACGAGGGCGTCCACGTCCTGCGCTTCGTCGGCGAGATCCGCTACCCGCTGGCCCCGGCGGTGACGAAGCTGATGAGCACCTTCTTCGAGGAGGGTGAGCTCGTCGGCCTGGTCGCCGACCTCTGCGAGACCACCAGCATCGACAGCACGAACCTCGGCATGCTGGCCCGCTTCGGCAACCGGCTGGCGAGGCAGCGCGGCGGCCGGCTGACCCTGGTCTGCGATCGGGCCGAGCTCCTCGAGCTCCTCGAGAGCATGGGCTTTCGCGACTTCTTCGAGATCGTCGAGACCAAGCGGGGTGAGCCCGCCCTCGCGGACGAGCACGTCGAGGCGGGCGCGATCGATCCCGCCGAGCTCGGCCGGGTCATGCTCGCCGCCCACCGCACCCTCATGGAGATGAGCGAGGAGAACCGCGAGACCTTCCGAGAGGTCGTCGCCTCCCTCGAGCGCGACCTCCAGATGGGGTCAGACCCCGACACATGA
- a CDS encoding site-specific DNA-methyltransferase, with protein MASGELHLAECLAFLAEQPAGRFDLVYVDPPFNTGKRQRQRRLKTVRDPEGDRQGFGGARYRTEVAGEERGYDDVHEDYLAFLEPRLREAHRVLAPEGALFVHLDDREVHYVKVLLDRVFGRDCFQNEIIWAYDYGARSKKRWSRKHDSILWYTKHPERYCFDHEAMDRIPYMAPGLVGKEKAARGKTPTDVWWHTIVSPTGKERTGYPNQKPLGILERIVKVHSRPGELCLDFFAGSGSFGEACARNDRRFVLVDQNPEAHEVMRTRLSEHLTAG; from the coding sequence ATGGCGTCCGGCGAGCTCCACCTCGCCGAGTGCCTGGCCTTCCTCGCGGAGCAGCCAGCGGGCCGCTTCGATCTCGTCTACGTCGACCCGCCCTTCAACACCGGCAAGCGGCAGCGGCAGCGGCGGCTGAAGACCGTCCGCGACCCGGAGGGGGATCGCCAGGGCTTCGGCGGCGCGCGCTACCGCACCGAGGTCGCGGGCGAGGAGCGCGGCTACGACGACGTCCACGAGGACTACCTCGCCTTCCTCGAGCCCCGCCTGCGCGAGGCCCACCGGGTGCTCGCCCCCGAGGGCGCCCTCTTCGTTCACCTCGACGACCGCGAGGTGCACTACGTGAAGGTGCTCCTCGATCGCGTCTTCGGCCGGGACTGCTTCCAGAACGAGATCATCTGGGCCTACGACTACGGCGCCCGCAGCAAGAAGCGCTGGTCGCGCAAGCACGACTCGATCCTCTGGTACACGAAGCACCCGGAGCGCTACTGCTTCGACCACGAGGCGATGGACCGCATCCCCTACATGGCCCCGGGCCTGGTGGGGAAGGAGAAGGCCGCCCGGGGCAAGACCCCCACCGACGTCTGGTGGCACACGATCGTCAGCCCCACCGGCAAGGAGCGCACCGGCTACCCCAACCAGAAGCCCCTGGGCATCCTGGAGCGGATCGTGAAGGTGCACTCGCGGCCGGGGGAGCTCTGCCTCGACTTCTTCGCCGGCAGCGGCTCCTTCGGGGAGGCCTGCGCGCGCAACGATCGGCGCTTCGTGCTGGTGGACCAGAACCCCGAGGCCCACGAGGTGATGCGGACGCGCCTTTCGGAGCACCTGACCGCCGGGTAG
- the purQ gene encoding phosphoribosylformylglycinamidine synthase subunit PurQ, translated as MSTFGIVVFPGSNCDHDVAHVVEAVAGAKTRMLWHKEPDLHGVDAVILPGGFSYGDYLRAGALAHLSPVMDEVVRFAKRGGPVLGICNGFQVLCESRLLPGALMRNEQLTFVCKDVTVRVERGDTSFTRGLAAGTELMMPIAHNEGNFVIDPPGLERLEGEGQVVFRYLENPNGSMNGIAGICNASGNVVGLMPHPERSAEGALGSTDGAALFRAALTHLESAA; from the coding sequence ATGAGCACCTTCGGCATCGTCGTCTTCCCGGGCAGCAACTGCGACCACGACGTGGCCCACGTCGTCGAGGCGGTCGCGGGCGCGAAGACCCGGATGCTCTGGCACAAGGAGCCCGACCTCCACGGCGTCGACGCCGTGATCCTCCCGGGCGGCTTCTCCTACGGCGACTACCTGCGCGCCGGCGCGCTCGCCCACCTCTCCCCGGTGATGGACGAGGTCGTCCGCTTCGCGAAGCGGGGCGGCCCGGTGCTGGGGATCTGCAACGGCTTCCAGGTCCTGTGCGAGTCGCGCCTGCTGCCGGGCGCCCTGATGCGCAACGAGCAGCTCACCTTCGTCTGCAAGGACGTGACGGTGCGGGTCGAGCGCGGCGACACCTCCTTCACCCGGGGGCTCGCCGCCGGCACCGAGCTGATGATGCCCATCGCCCACAACGAGGGGAACTTCGTCATCGACCCGCCGGGGCTCGAGCGCCTCGAGGGCGAGGGCCAGGTGGTCTTCCGCTACCTCGAGAACCCCAACGGCTCGATGAACGGCATCGCCGGCATCTGCAACGCGAGCGGCAACGTGGTCGGGCTGATGCCCCACCCCGAGCGCTCGGCGGAGGGGGCGCTGGGCAGCACCGACGGCGCGGCCCTCTTCCGGGCGGCCCTCACCCACCTGGAGAGCGCGGCCTGA
- a CDS encoding (2Fe-2S)-binding protein — MTRKTITLNVNGDAYEVSVQPWQSLAEVLREELNLTGTKIGCNQGDCGACTVLFDGRPVSSCLTLAVEADGRKLLTIEGLARSPAELTPLQEAFGEKGAVQCGFCTGGMILAAHHLLETNASPSEAEIREGLSGNICRCTGYNKIVDAIDHAAKVMGGESGGAA, encoded by the coding sequence GTGACCCGCAAGACCATCACCCTGAACGTCAACGGCGACGCCTACGAAGTCAGCGTCCAGCCCTGGCAGTCCCTGGCCGAGGTGCTCCGGGAGGAGCTGAACCTCACCGGCACCAAGATCGGCTGCAACCAGGGTGACTGCGGCGCCTGCACCGTCCTCTTCGACGGTCGCCCGGTCAGCTCCTGCCTCACCCTGGCGGTGGAGGCCGACGGAAGGAAGCTGCTCACCATCGAGGGGCTGGCCCGCTCGCCCGCCGAGCTCACTCCTTTGCAGGAGGCCTTCGGGGAGAAGGGGGCCGTGCAGTGCGGCTTCTGCACCGGCGGGATGATCCTCGCCGCCCACCACCTCCTCGAGACCAACGCGTCGCCCAGCGAGGCCGAGATCCGCGAGGGCCTCTCGGGGAACATCTGCCGCTGCACCGGCTACAACAAGATCGTCGACGCCATCGACCACGCCGCGAAGGTGATGGGCGGCGAGAGCGGAGGTGCCGCGTGA
- a CDS encoding xanthine dehydrogenase family protein subunit M gives MSVLPRFEHHAPTTLDEALELKASLGQHVWVLAGGTEIIPKLRAGRPAPDHLISINGIEDLRPVTFGLEGETDEPGLSIGGGARVRDVADHPAVRERYPALLAACTQMATVQIRNMATVAGNLVNGSPCADTAGPLLANDARLTLAAKGGGRVVALKDFFTGPGQVDLQEGEILVRIGLPVPPARCGEAFLRLSARSKVDIAAASATARLVLAEDGRIEEARVVIGAVAPTPLRCRDAEASLVGEVPGDEAFREAARLARDAARPIDDVRATAAYRKAVVPVLVRRTLEKALERARAGGAA, from the coding sequence GTGAGCGTCCTGCCCCGCTTCGAGCACCACGCCCCCACGACCCTCGACGAGGCCCTGGAGCTGAAGGCCTCCCTGGGCCAGCACGTCTGGGTCCTGGCCGGCGGCACCGAGATCATCCCCAAGCTGCGGGCCGGCCGGCCGGCCCCGGATCACCTGATCAGCATCAACGGCATCGAGGATCTGCGCCCGGTCACCTTCGGCCTCGAGGGCGAGACCGACGAGCCGGGCCTCTCCATCGGCGGCGGCGCCCGGGTGCGGGACGTGGCCGATCACCCGGCGGTGCGGGAGCGCTACCCGGCCCTGCTGGCCGCCTGCACCCAGATGGCCACGGTGCAGATCCGCAACATGGCCACCGTGGCCGGCAACCTGGTGAACGGCTCTCCCTGCGCCGACACCGCCGGTCCGCTCCTGGCGAACGACGCGCGGCTCACCCTGGCGGCGAAGGGGGGCGGCCGGGTGGTGGCCCTGAAGGACTTCTTCACCGGCCCCGGCCAGGTCGACCTGCAGGAGGGCGAGATCCTGGTGCGCATCGGCCTGCCGGTGCCGCCCGCGCGCTGCGGCGAGGCCTTCCTGCGCCTCTCGGCGCGCTCGAAGGTGGACATCGCCGCGGCCTCGGCGACCGCCCGCCTGGTGCTGGCCGAGGACGGCCGCATCGAGGAGGCCCGGGTCGTCATCGGCGCGGTGGCCCCCACGCCCCTGCGCTGCCGGGACGCCGAGGCCTCGCTGGTCGGCGAGGTGCCCGGCGACGAGGCCTTCCGGGAGGCGGCCCGCCTGGCCCGGGACGCCGCGCGGCCCATCGACGACGTGCGGGCCACCGCCGCCTACCGCAAGGCGGTGGTGCCGGTGCTGGTGAGGCGAACCCTCGAGAAGGCGCTCGAGCGCGCCCGGGCGGGAGGTGCGGCATGA
- a CDS encoding ATP-binding cassette domain-containing protein encodes MPAALMTLEGLDVRLPGGEAILEDLSLTVAAGEIVAILGASGAGKSTLLRALFEPDVLGRLGFSLSAEKLEMTPAALVPQQGAVLDHLSVRGNVQLARRWQGVENDPPEAWLERVGLGKLARRPVAGLSGGQRQRLAVARALAAGRQLLFLDEPSAGLDAHSVHEIASLLKEQARDAGVGIVLVTHDPTLVALAADRALFLDPAKKKFEVMPHETSEEDEHGFEHRLRERLAEASGDRGGSSRRRPLKALAADLWQRSFASLEVPLLALAPLLRTPPRQWADLIRVALRVGRQAISRPAPFYAVVSTLLGFTILYVLVRAAPAGLSTKKLLEMVGGLYILALAPPLSALLFVATSGAAVSAWLGSLQLGKQVSALSALGITRERYLFLPGFLTMVLGFALCAALISGGLALGGAILHVMEGASSEVWPALWRILGDLLDPLPERARLQARAVWLLALYAPGIAADVIARGSDLKERSDDVTRAMTGSVVACTLWVVVLELGSALILFAEGGADF; translated from the coding sequence ATGCCTGCCGCGCTGATGACCCTCGAGGGCCTCGACGTCCGCCTGCCCGGCGGCGAGGCGATCCTCGAGGACCTCTCCCTCACCGTGGCGGCCGGCGAGATCGTCGCGATCCTGGGGGCGAGCGGCGCGGGCAAGTCCACCCTCCTGCGGGCCCTCTTCGAGCCCGATGTCCTGGGGCGCCTGGGCTTCTCCCTCTCGGCCGAGAAGCTCGAGATGACCCCCGCGGCGCTGGTCCCCCAGCAGGGGGCCGTCCTCGATCACCTCTCGGTGCGCGGCAACGTCCAGCTCGCCCGCCGCTGGCAGGGGGTGGAGAACGATCCGCCCGAGGCGTGGCTCGAGCGGGTGGGCCTGGGCAAGCTGGCGAGGCGGCCGGTGGCCGGCCTCTCGGGGGGACAGCGCCAGCGCCTGGCGGTGGCCCGGGCCCTCGCCGCGGGGAGGCAGCTCCTCTTCCTCGACGAGCCCAGCGCGGGCCTCGACGCCCACTCGGTCCACGAGATCGCCTCCCTGTTGAAGGAGCAGGCGCGGGACGCCGGCGTCGGCATCGTGCTGGTCACCCACGACCCCACCCTGGTCGCCCTGGCCGCCGACCGGGCCCTCTTCCTCGATCCGGCGAAGAAGAAGTTCGAGGTGATGCCTCACGAGACCTCGGAGGAGGACGAGCACGGCTTCGAGCACCGGCTGCGCGAGCGGCTGGCCGAGGCCAGCGGGGATCGCGGCGGCAGCTCGAGGCGCCGGCCCCTGAAGGCGCTGGCCGCCGACCTCTGGCAGCGCAGCTTCGCCTCCCTGGAGGTCCCCCTGCTGGCGCTCGCGCCGCTGCTGCGCACGCCGCCGCGCCAGTGGGCCGATCTGATCCGCGTCGCCCTGCGGGTGGGGCGCCAGGCCATCAGCCGCCCGGCCCCCTTCTACGCGGTGGTCAGCACCCTCCTGGGCTTCACCATCCTCTACGTCCTGGTGCGGGCCGCCCCGGCGGGGCTCTCGACGAAGAAGCTGCTGGAGATGGTGGGCGGCCTCTACATCCTGGCCCTGGCCCCGCCCCTCTCGGCGCTCCTCTTCGTGGCCACCAGCGGCGCCGCCGTCTCGGCCTGGCTGGGCAGCCTGCAGCTGGGCAAGCAGGTCAGCGCCCTCTCGGCCCTCGGCATCACCCGGGAGCGCTACCTCTTCCTGCCGGGCTTCCTCACGATGGTGCTGGGCTTCGCCCTCTGCGCGGCGCTCATCAGCGGCGGCCTCGCGCTGGGGGGCGCCATCCTGCACGTGATGGAGGGCGCCTCGAGCGAGGTCTGGCCGGCGCTCTGGCGGATCCTCGGGGATCTGCTCGACCCCCTCCCCGAGCGCGCCCGCCTCCAGGCCCGGGCGGTCTGGCTCCTCGCCCTCTACGCCCCGGGGATCGCCGCCGACGTCATCGCCCGGGGCAGCGACCTCAAGGAGCGCAGCGACGACGTCACCCGCGCCATGACCGGCAGCGTGGTGGCCTGCACCCTCTGGGTGGTCGTCCTCGAGCTGGGCTCGGCCCTGATCCTCTTCGCGGAAGGGGGGGCCGACTTTTGA